From Halapricum desulfuricans, a single genomic window includes:
- a CDS encoding metal-dependent hydrolase, with amino-acid sequence MWPWGHLAVGYLLYRAIARDRPLDAGPIFALAIGTQLPDLIDKPLAWTVTLLPNGRSLGHSLVVAVPVLVGIALVVDQHRRQAAFALAVGYLTHLGTDALYPALAGDWYYVGFLGWPIVPPIAYADESAGIVAHLIGFELTLTSGFELLLVGGAIVLWLADQKPGWDATRRVLRGAIGI; translated from the coding sequence ATGTGGCCGTGGGGACACCTCGCCGTCGGCTATCTGCTCTATCGGGCTATCGCTCGTGATCGGCCCCTGGATGCCGGACCGATATTCGCGCTGGCAATCGGCACACAGCTTCCGGATCTGATCGACAAGCCGCTGGCGTGGACAGTCACGCTACTCCCCAACGGGCGATCGCTGGGCCATTCGCTGGTCGTCGCCGTACCAGTGCTCGTCGGGATCGCGTTGGTCGTCGATCAGCACCGGCGCCAGGCCGCGTTCGCACTGGCTGTCGGCTACCTCACCCATCTCGGCACTGACGCACTGTACCCCGCACTCGCTGGCGACTGGTACTACGTCGGGTTTCTCGGCTGGCCGATCGTCCCGCCGATCGCATACGCCGACGAATCCGCCGGAATCGTCGCCCATCTCATCGGCTTCGAGTTGACGCTCACCAGCGGGTTCGAGTTGCTGCTCGTCGGTGGCGCCATCGTGCTCTGGCTCGCGGACCAGAAGCCGGGCTGGGATGCCACGCGTCGCGTCCTGCGCGGCGCTATTGGAATTTAA
- a CDS encoding YihY/virulence factor BrkB family protein, producing the protein MSSDSQIGRYVPDPLEETISTIRAVVTLGVDRNLTFLAAGIAFYAFISIIPLILLAVAVASFIGGDALVGRVTGMLSQQLSSAGQDSVTQSLTNTTGRGAASVVGLLGLAWSALKLFRGLDQAFDELYLDDVETSMIEQVRNGFVVVVGIALGFGLVVAVGVALSFLPPEVPFVNVFGSLLLMAVLGLVLLPIYYVLPPVDVSIREVLPGAAVAAGGWILLQSGFRLYAANASRYGAYGMIGAVLLFVTWLYFASIVVLIGGAVNAVLDEARLETG; encoded by the coding sequence ATGAGCAGCGATAGCCAAATCGGCCGGTACGTTCCGGATCCACTGGAGGAGACCATATCGACCATCCGCGCAGTCGTCACCCTCGGGGTCGACCGCAATCTGACGTTCCTGGCGGCCGGCATCGCCTTCTACGCCTTCATCTCGATAATCCCGCTGATACTGCTCGCTGTGGCGGTCGCGTCGTTCATCGGTGGCGACGCACTGGTGGGCCGCGTGACGGGCATGCTCAGCCAGCAGCTCTCCTCGGCGGGCCAGGACAGTGTGACCCAGTCGCTTACGAACACCACCGGCCGAGGGGCCGCGTCCGTCGTCGGACTTCTCGGGCTCGCGTGGAGCGCCCTGAAGCTCTTTCGCGGCCTCGATCAGGCGTTCGACGAGCTGTACCTTGACGACGTAGAAACATCGATGATCGAACAGGTCAGGAACGGCTTCGTCGTAGTGGTCGGGATTGCGCTCGGCTTCGGACTGGTCGTCGCTGTCGGCGTCGCGCTCTCGTTTCTGCCACCCGAAGTCCCCTTCGTCAACGTTTTCGGGTCGCTCCTGCTGATGGCCGTTCTCGGACTCGTGCTCCTGCCGATCTACTACGTTCTTCCGCCGGTTGACGTGTCGATACGTGAGGTGCTTCCGGGGGCAGCGGTCGCCGCTGGGGGGTGGATACTTCTACAGAGCGGCTTCCGGCTCTACGCGGCAAACGCCTCCCGTTACGGAGCCTACGGGATGATCGGCGCCGTCCTCCTGTTTGTCACGTGGCTGTACTTCGCCAGTATCGTCGTCCTGATCGGCGGCGCGGTTAATGCCGTTCTCGATGAGGCCAGGTTGGAAACTGGGTAG
- a CDS encoding NAD(P)/FAD-dependent oxidoreductase: MERVDVAIVGGGPAGMSAARAAAERDADALVIEKGVPRADRERTGPDSTDAAGMLDYWIDLMDYDPEEIPEDIILRELDGATFAGPSESVTLRDTGIGASYDGFGFTFHRARFDDWLREEAEAAGVSYEVGTSVTDVDSTFDAGSFTHTLTLADGEQLEADALVLADGPQRTVTIDALDQFMPADRSTASLLGPDKANHIAYQEHRRIPEELFDPELLKFWWGVIPGHTAYPWIFPNDGNVARVGLTMPIDMDIGTVQNRAEYALLEPDDEQIPPGRVYLERLLEQQYPGYDLEDFPIVEDRGKRGGTEAYPISSTRPIESPTQADIAVVGGAMGATSAFHEGGDHVAVRTGKIAGRLAATDDLGRYNREWERALGDEVLRNVTLAEMARDMGPSDWDETFDIVDRMLSVKGSRYRQALGAGFGGLSLLARYKWIRRGFSDGAYVQLHESEYVL; the protein is encoded by the coding sequence ATGGAACGAGTTGACGTTGCGATCGTCGGCGGCGGGCCGGCGGGAATGTCGGCCGCGCGGGCCGCCGCCGAGCGGGATGCGGATGCACTTGTCATCGAGAAGGGGGTGCCGCGTGCGGACCGCGAGCGGACAGGTCCGGACTCGACCGACGCGGCCGGGATGCTCGATTACTGGATCGACCTCATGGACTACGACCCGGAGGAGATCCCGGAGGATATCATTCTGCGGGAACTCGACGGCGCGACGTTCGCGGGCCCGTCGGAATCCGTAACGCTCAGAGACACCGGGATCGGCGCGAGCTACGACGGGTTCGGATTCACTTTCCATCGCGCTCGATTCGACGACTGGCTCCGCGAGGAAGCCGAGGCGGCTGGCGTCTCCTACGAAGTCGGAACGAGCGTCACTGACGTCGATTCGACCTTCGACGCCGGATCGTTCACGCACACGCTGACGCTTGCCGACGGCGAGCAACTCGAAGCCGACGCGCTCGTACTTGCTGACGGTCCGCAGCGGACAGTCACGATCGACGCGCTGGATCAATTCATGCCTGCGGATCGATCGACCGCCTCGCTGCTCGGGCCAGACAAAGCCAACCACATCGCCTACCAGGAGCACCGCCGGATCCCCGAGGAGTTGTTCGACCCTGAACTGCTCAAGTTCTGGTGGGGTGTCATCCCCGGCCACACGGCGTATCCGTGGATCTTCCCCAACGACGGCAACGTCGCCCGCGTCGGGCTGACGATGCCCATCGATATGGACATCGGCACCGTCCAGAACCGGGCGGAATACGCGTTGCTGGAGCCCGACGACGAGCAGATTCCGCCCGGTCGGGTCTATCTCGAACGCCTGCTAGAACAGCAGTATCCCGGGTACGATCTCGAAGACTTCCCGATCGTCGAGGACCGCGGCAAACGCGGCGGGACCGAGGCGTATCCGATCTCCTCGACGCGGCCGATCGAGTCGCCGACGCAGGCTGACATCGCGGTCGTCGGCGGCGCGATGGGTGCCACCTCCGCGTTCCACGAGGGCGGCGACCACGTCGCCGTCCGAACGGGGAAAATCGCCGGCCGGCTCGCCGCGACGGACGATCTCGGCCGGTACAATCGCGAGTGGGAGCGCGCTCTCGGCGACGAGGTCTTGCGCAACGTTACGCTCGCCGAGATGGCACGCGACATGGGGCCGTCCGACTGGGACGAGACGTTCGATATCGTCGACCGGATGCTCTCCGTCAAGGGATCGCGCTACAGACAGGCGCTCGGGGCCGGATTCGGTGGGCTGTCGCTGCTCGCCCGCTACAAGTGGATCCGGCGCGGCTTCAGTGACGGTGCGTACGTCCAGCTACACGAGTCGGAATACGTCCTCTGA
- a CDS encoding S1C family serine protease — MPDEVTRRGFLGAVATGSAFAFAGCATAPANDSGQTTDDTSVPPGDVETLQPLATPDDLGDPSRFTDVYRRVRDSVAEVRVRTPTGVGRGTGWVYDADGHVVTNEHVVRDATAVFIRLRTGEWRSASVHATDVYSDLAVLVPEGLPDSAAALPLREQDPPIGEEVLAIGNPFGFSGSVSSGIVSGLNRSLPAAGGSRFSIPDAIQTDAPVNPGNSGGPLVDLRGNVVGVINSGGGDNIGFAISGALVSRVVPELIEHRDYDHSYMGITLRPVTPDIASNLGLREASGIYVGEATSGGPADGVLQGGDIIKRMGGQPIPTQQALSTFLALQTSPGDAIEIAVIRDGDRKTVTLTLGERPEPELPA, encoded by the coding sequence ATGCCCGACGAGGTCACACGACGGGGGTTCCTGGGTGCGGTCGCGACAGGCTCGGCGTTCGCGTTTGCGGGGTGCGCAACGGCACCGGCGAACGATAGCGGACAAACGACGGACGACACGTCCGTGCCGCCAGGGGACGTCGAGACGTTACAGCCGCTGGCAACGCCTGATGATCTGGGCGATCCATCCCGTTTTACCGACGTATATCGGAGGGTTCGGGACTCCGTCGCGGAGGTCCGCGTTCGGACACCGACGGGCGTCGGCCGCGGCACCGGCTGGGTCTACGACGCCGATGGCCACGTCGTGACCAACGAACACGTCGTCAGAGACGCGACGGCAGTGTTCATCCGGCTCCGAACCGGCGAGTGGCGATCGGCCAGCGTCCACGCGACGGACGTCTATAGCGATCTCGCCGTACTGGTTCCCGAAGGCCTGCCCGACTCGGCCGCTGCCCTCCCGCTGCGAGAACAGGACCCGCCGATCGGCGAGGAGGTGCTGGCAATCGGCAACCCCTTCGGATTCTCCGGGTCCGTCTCTTCGGGCATCGTCAGCGGCCTCAACCGATCGCTTCCCGCCGCGGGCGGCAGCCGGTTTTCGATCCCGGACGCGATACAGACCGACGCGCCGGTCAACCCCGGAAACAGCGGCGGCCCGCTGGTCGACCTGCGGGGAAACGTCGTCGGCGTCATCAACTCCGGCGGTGGCGACAACATCGGCTTCGCTATCTCCGGTGCGCTCGTATCCCGTGTCGTCCCCGAGTTGATCGAACACCGCGACTACGACCACTCGTATATGGGGATCACACTCAGACCAGTCACACCGGACATCGCCAGCAATCTCGGCCTCCGGGAGGCGAGTGGCATCTACGTCGGCGAAGCGACCAGCGGCGGCCCCGCAGACGGCGTCCTGCAGGGAGGGGATATCATCAAGCGGATGGGCGGCCAGCCGATCCCGACACAGCAGGCGCTGTCGACGTTCCTGGCCCTGCAGACGAGCCCCGGCGATGCGATCGAGATTGCGGTCATCCGTGACGGAGACCGGAAAACAGTTACGCTGACACTGGGTGAACGGCCGGAGCCGGAGTTACCAGCCTAA
- a CDS encoding GNAT family N-acetyltransferase, whose amino-acid sequence MSINVDTRVIDRGSDEYVEDAWKLKERIRRSDGVLRQRRRFFENAYRRSKVYVYLNRARPTKLIGFAAVRRDGYVLFLAVDEQYRDEGFGKRLIARVAEDYDTVTCHARTTNNGAISFYQHLGFEIQRRIDSYYEDGGDAYYLKLGDDGSITDRLSKLLGR is encoded by the coding sequence GTGAGTATCAACGTCGATACACGGGTTATCGACCGCGGCAGTGACGAATACGTCGAGGACGCCTGGAAGCTCAAAGAGCGTATCCGGCGTTCCGACGGCGTCCTGCGCCAGCGTCGGCGCTTTTTCGAGAACGCGTATCGACGATCGAAGGTGTACGTCTATCTCAACCGGGCGCGGCCGACGAAACTGATCGGATTCGCAGCGGTGCGACGCGACGGGTACGTTCTCTTTCTGGCCGTCGACGAACAGTACCGCGACGAAGGCTTCGGGAAGCGACTCATCGCGCGGGTCGCCGAGGACTACGATACCGTGACCTGTCACGCCCGGACGACCAACAACGGGGCCATCTCGTTTTACCAGCACCTCGGCTTCGAGATTCAGCGCCGGATCGACAGCTACTACGAGGACGGCGGCGATGCGTACTACCTCAAACTCGGCGATGACGGCTCGATCACCGATCGTCTCTCGAAGTTACTCGGTCGGTGA
- a CDS encoding metal-dependent transcriptional regulator produces MNTADQYLKAIYLIQQVEDGPASTGSIADRLDVSPASANEMVGKLENQELVEHEKYKGVDLTDEGIRQARDALETYCIIERFLLQVLEVEDFRAEARTLESVIDETVAERLDTIVDRNGDCPDCFDPENDVCECLEPEIEASD; encoded by the coding sequence ATGAACACGGCGGATCAGTATCTCAAGGCGATCTACCTGATCCAGCAGGTCGAGGACGGGCCGGCATCGACCGGCTCGATCGCCGATCGGCTGGACGTCAGTCCCGCAAGCGCCAACGAGATGGTCGGGAAGCTCGAAAATCAGGAACTGGTCGAACACGAGAAATACAAAGGCGTCGATCTGACCGACGAGGGGATCCGGCAGGCACGGGACGCGCTGGAGACGTACTGTATCATCGAGCGATTCCTCTTGCAGGTGCTGGAAGTCGAGGACTTCCGGGCCGAGGCCCGCACCCTCGAAAGCGTGATCGACGAGACCGTCGCCGAGCGACTCGATACGATCGTCGACCGAAACGGCGACTGCCCGGACTGTTTCGATCCCGAAAACGACGTCTGTGAGTGTCTCGAACCCGAGATCGAAGCGTCCGATTGA
- the priS gene encoding DNA primase small subunit PriS, with the protein MEERTRAYLRGRFGDHYRRAELTPPPGASEREWGYIPWTDGPGTTMVRHRSLLDLGAIEDFLARERPRHVYFSAGRYDDPSASSMSQKGWRSSDLVFDLDADHLPSVTPGEDTYAEMLAACKDALLRLLDFLEDDFGFEQLTVVFSGGRGYHVHVRDRGIQTLDRESRREIVDYVRGIGLEFDALVDEEAVGGTAGRSSPAHKRTLATEGGWSGRAHQYIMDTVDELLALDESSATDRLTAYDGIGDGKAEAALRAMRENTDQLRAGNIDIHPAFVSVANALVEDVVEQDNAPIDEPVTTDTNRLIRLPGSLHGGSGLAVQRLDRDELAAFDPLVDAVPETFVGHDITVELTEDVQVELYGDSFTVSEGVRSVPEYLGVFLMTRGRAEKGQE; encoded by the coding sequence ATGGAAGAACGGACGCGCGCGTACCTCCGGGGTCGGTTCGGCGATCACTACCGACGGGCCGAGCTGACGCCGCCGCCCGGCGCTAGCGAGCGCGAATGGGGCTACATCCCCTGGACCGACGGGCCTGGCACGACGATGGTGCGCCACCGATCGCTGCTCGATCTCGGCGCTATCGAGGACTTTCTCGCCCGCGAGCGCCCCCGGCACGTCTACTTCTCCGCCGGGCGATACGACGACCCGAGCGCCTCGTCGATGAGCCAGAAAGGGTGGCGCTCGTCGGATCTGGTCTTCGATCTCGACGCTGATCACCTGCCGTCGGTCACGCCCGGTGAGGATACTTACGCAGAGATGCTTGCGGCGTGCAAGGACGCGTTACTCCGCCTGCTCGACTTTCTCGAAGACGACTTCGGGTTCGAGCAGTTGACCGTCGTCTTCTCCGGCGGTCGGGGGTATCACGTCCACGTCCGCGATCGGGGGATCCAGACCCTCGATCGCGAGTCGCGGCGGGAGATCGTCGATTACGTGCGCGGGATCGGCCTGGAGTTCGACGCACTGGTCGACGAGGAGGCCGTCGGCGGAACGGCCGGCCGGAGCAGTCCCGCACACAAGCGGACGCTCGCGACAGAAGGGGGCTGGAGCGGTCGCGCCCACCAGTACATCATGGACACCGTCGACGAGCTGCTGGCGCTCGACGAATCGTCGGCGACCGACCGACTCACCGCATACGATGGGATCGGCGACGGCAAAGCCGAGGCCGCACTTCGGGCCATGCGGGAGAACACCGATCAGCTTCGGGCGGGGAACATCGACATCCATCCGGCCTTTGTCTCGGTCGCGAACGCGCTCGTCGAGGACGTCGTCGAGCAGGACAACGCACCCATCGACGAGCCGGTCACGACGGATACGAACCGTCTGATCCGGCTGCCGGGCAGCCTCCACGGCGGGAGCGGGCTAGCAGTCCAGCGGCTCGATCGGGACGAGCTGGCGGCGTTCGATCCGCTCGTCGATGCCGTCCCGGAGACGTTCGTCGGCCACGATATCACCGTCGAACTCACCGAGGACGTACAGGTCGAACTCTACGGCGATAGCTTTACGGTCTCGGAGGGAGTTCGTTCCGTCCCGGAGTACCTCGGCGTGTTCCTCATGACCCGGGGACGCGCGGAGAAGGGACAGGAATAG
- a CDS encoding D-2-hydroxyacid dehydrogenase: protein MSDRPEILVLPQKPHGIPVESLVASLRERYDGTVSLARTNDAIDKAFPDAEVAVGNYISTDMLERADSLELFACSYAGTDHLPLSELAEAGVTVTNAGGVHASNVAEHAVGSLLSLTRGFFRARRQQRDHEWRNFQMGELAGRTVTIVGLGAIGSAIARRLQPFDVDLRGVRHTPEKGSPVDRVFGYDEIEAALAGAEGVVLACPLTETTEGLLGRDEFDLLDPDAVVVNVARGGVIETDALVDALRWNHIRGAGLDVTDPEPLPAEHPLWDFENVLITPHNGGYTPEYYDRLADIVVENVERAVESGSWVGLDNQVVP, encoded by the coding sequence ATGTCCGATCGACCCGAGATTCTCGTCCTCCCACAGAAGCCACACGGCATACCGGTCGAATCCCTCGTCGCGTCGCTACGCGAGCGCTACGATGGGACGGTGTCGCTGGCCCGGACGAACGACGCGATCGACAAAGCGTTCCCGGACGCTGAAGTCGCCGTCGGGAACTACATCTCGACCGACATGCTCGAGCGGGCCGACTCGCTTGAACTGTTCGCCTGCTCGTATGCCGGTACCGATCACCTCCCGCTGTCGGAACTGGCCGAGGCGGGCGTGACGGTCACCAACGCCGGGGGCGTCCACGCCTCCAACGTCGCCGAGCACGCCGTCGGCTCGCTGCTTTCACTGACCAGGGGGTTCTTCCGGGCGCGCCGCCAGCAACGCGACCACGAGTGGCGCAACTTCCAGATGGGTGAACTCGCGGGGCGGACCGTCACTATTGTCGGACTGGGTGCGATCGGATCGGCGATCGCCCGGCGACTCCAGCCGTTCGACGTCGATCTCCGAGGCGTCCGCCACACGCCCGAGAAAGGGAGTCCCGTCGATAGGGTGTTCGGCTACGACGAGATCGAAGCCGCGCTCGCCGGTGCCGAGGGCGTCGTGCTCGCGTGTCCGTTGACCGAGACGACCGAGGGGCTGCTCGGCCGGGACGAGTTCGATCTCCTCGATCCGGACGCTGTGGTCGTTAACGTCGCCCGAGGTGGCGTGATCGAGACCGACGCACTCGTGGATGCACTCCGCTGGAACCATATTCGGGGAGCAGGGCTCGACGTGACCGACCCCGAGCCGCTGCCAGCCGAGCACCCGCTGTGGGACTTCGAGAACGTCCTGATCACCCCACACAACGGTGGTTACACGCCCGAATACTACGATCGGCTGGCCGACATCGTCGTCGAAAACGTCGAGCGCGCGGTCGAATCCGGATCGTGGGTCGGCCTCGACAACCAGGTCGTGCCCTAG
- a CDS encoding redoxin domain-containing protein, with protein MVTTGDSAPDFTAPLANGDIDSFTLSDRLDEAPLVLAFFPGSFTSVCTHEMNAFQDDLEAFESAGAAVYGVSVDSPFALNEFREKLGLEFDLISDADKEITEAYDIQMDFAELGVHDVAKRSVFVVDSDGTVQYAWISDDPGVEPEYDDVLAAVETLA; from the coding sequence ATGGTAACGACTGGCGACTCCGCACCCGACTTCACCGCACCGCTCGCGAACGGCGATATCGACTCGTTCACGCTCTCCGATCGCCTCGACGAAGCGCCGCTCGTGCTGGCGTTCTTCCCGGGATCGTTCACGAGCGTCTGCACACACGAGATGAACGCCTTCCAGGACGACCTCGAGGCCTTCGAATCCGCCGGGGCCGCCGTGTACGGCGTCAGCGTCGATTCGCCGTTCGCGCTCAACGAGTTCCGCGAGAAGCTCGGACTGGAGTTCGACCTGATCAGCGACGCCGACAAGGAGATCACCGAAGCCTACGATATCCAGATGGACTTCGCGGAGCTGGGCGTCCACGACGTCGCAAAACGGTCGGTCTTCGTCGTCGACAGCGATGGCACCGTCCAGTACGCGTGGATCAGCGACGATCCGGGCGTCGAACCGGAGTACGACGACGTGCTCGCGGCCGTCGAAACGCTCGCGTAA
- a CDS encoding pro-sigmaK processing inhibitor BofA family protein has translation MVSLRTLAVNAIVGLIILFIANAVGLGVQISLVTLLVCAILGVPGAILVILLALLDIAFVAAVVPATLV, from the coding sequence ATGGTCTCACTTCGAACTCTCGCTGTCAACGCGATCGTCGGCCTGATCATCCTGTTCATCGCGAACGCCGTCGGCCTAGGCGTACAGATATCGCTCGTCACACTCCTGGTGTGTGCGATCTTGGGAGTCCCCGGAGCGATATTGGTGATCCTGCTCGCACTGCTCGATATCGCCTTCGTGGCCGCGGTGGTCCCGGCGACCCTCGTTTGA
- a CDS encoding mechanosensitive ion channel family protein, with protein sequence MSGQISLPGWVTDIFSAYSQVLSELVWFAVGFGVVYFIGQVFLVPVAARAVRVRNRNNPTIETATKTYLRVVLIGFAALTGVIAAGYGRVLTESAVIIAAITFALGIAGQQVFGSLISGMFLIADPDFNVGDWIEWSGGEGIIEDVDFRVTRVRTPDNETISVPNTVLTNNEIVRPYGRDKYRITEQMYVAYYEETERALMELQQIAANHESILDDPAPNARILELGENAVTVQAEFWIDDPMDRDVLTIHSDFRRSVIRRFDEENITLAPPSAQLLSGEVTVAETESQQ encoded by the coding sequence ATGAGCGGACAGATTTCGCTACCGGGCTGGGTGACAGACATCTTCTCAGCGTACAGCCAGGTGTTGTCTGAATTGGTCTGGTTCGCCGTGGGGTTCGGGGTCGTCTATTTCATAGGCCAGGTATTTCTTGTTCCGGTTGCGGCTCGGGCCGTCAGAGTGCGGAATCGCAACAACCCCACCATCGAGACGGCAACGAAGACGTATCTTCGAGTAGTTCTGATCGGGTTTGCGGCTCTTACGGGTGTCATTGCTGCTGGCTACGGACGGGTGCTCACCGAGTCGGCAGTCATCATCGCAGCCATCACGTTCGCCCTCGGTATCGCCGGCCAGCAAGTGTTTGGGTCACTTATCAGTGGGATGTTCCTCATCGCCGATCCGGACTTCAACGTCGGTGACTGGATAGAGTGGTCGGGTGGGGAGGGTATCATCGAAGACGTCGATTTTCGCGTCACTCGGGTCCGGACACCGGACAACGAAACGATCTCGGTACCGAACACTGTACTCACGAACAACGAGATCGTCCGGCCCTACGGTCGGGACAAGTATCGGATCACAGAACAGATGTACGTCGCCTATTACGAGGAGACCGAGCGGGCTCTGATGGAGTTACAACAGATTGCCGCGAACCACGAATCGATTCTCGATGATCCAGCACCGAACGCACGTATCCTCGAACTCGGGGAGAATGCAGTCACGGTCCAAGCCGAGTTCTGGATCGACGATCCCATGGATAGAGACGTTCTGACGATCCACTCTGACTTCCGCCGATCAGTGATACGTCGGTTCGACGAGGAAAACATCACGCTCGCTCCCCCGTCCGCACAGTTGCTCTCGGGCGAAGTCACCGTGGCAGAGACCGAGTCACAGCAGTAA
- a CDS encoding twin-arginine translocase TatA/TatE family subunit, whose amino-acid sequence MVDTILQFGMLGGPEMLGLLLLAVLLFGANKLPKLARSSGQAIGEFQKGREQVEQELEEMKGGESSEASQSEPAPSQSEPETESKTEPQVEPETESSFDDDAEFSNQ is encoded by the coding sequence ATGGTAGATACAATCCTGCAATTCGGAATGCTCGGCGGCCCGGAAATGCTGGGGCTGCTGCTGCTCGCCGTGCTGCTGTTCGGCGCGAACAAGCTGCCCAAACTCGCTCGCTCCTCCGGGCAGGCGATCGGCGAGTTCCAGAAGGGGCGCGAACAGGTCGAACAGGAACTCGAGGAGATGAAGGGTGGCGAATCCTCCGAGGCGAGTCAGTCCGAGCCTGCGCCGAGTCAGTCCGAGCCCGAGACGGAGTCGAAGACCGAACCTCAGGTCGAGCCGGAAACCGAATCGTCGTTCGACGACGACGCCGAGTTCTCGAACCAGTAA
- the asd gene encoding aspartate-semialdehyde dehydrogenase: MTTTVGILGATGAVGQRLIQLLDPHPQFEIAAVTASEDSAGKSYREAAKWRIGTPIPESVADLEVRQTDPTYVPNDIDLLFSSLPSSVGEAVEPKFAEAGYVLSSNSSNFRTDPDVPLTIPEVNPEHLDLIEVQRDERGWDGAIIKNPNCSTITMVPPLAALDDAFGLERIDVSTLQAVSGAGYNGVSSMEIIDNAIPHIGGEEKKMETESRKLLGEFDGAAVRWNSFDVAASCNRIPTLDGHLENVWADTSADVTPEEVVEAMESYPSADDLYSSPEQLIRVFEEPDRPQPRLDRNRDNGMGIAVGGIQETTGGVQFNCLAHNTLRGAAGASILNGELLLEEGYI, translated from the coding sequence ATGACAACGACCGTCGGCATCCTCGGCGCAACAGGGGCAGTCGGACAGCGACTCATCCAGCTGCTCGACCCCCACCCACAGTTCGAGATCGCTGCTGTCACCGCAAGCGAGGACAGCGCGGGCAAATCCTATCGTGAGGCGGCCAAGTGGCGCATCGGCACGCCGATTCCCGAGTCGGTCGCGGATCTGGAGGTTCGCCAGACCGACCCGACCTACGTCCCGAACGATATCGACCTCCTCTTTTCGTCGCTCCCCTCCAGCGTCGGCGAGGCCGTCGAACCGAAGTTCGCCGAGGCGGGCTACGTCCTCTCCTCGAACTCCTCGAACTTCCGGACCGATCCGGACGTGCCGCTGACAATCCCGGAGGTCAACCCGGAACACCTCGATCTGATCGAGGTCCAGCGCGACGAGCGCGGCTGGGACGGCGCGATCATCAAGAACCCCAACTGCTCGACGATCACGATGGTGCCGCCGCTGGCGGCCCTGGACGACGCGTTCGGGCTCGAACGCATCGACGTCTCGACGCTGCAGGCCGTCTCCGGCGCGGGCTACAACGGGGTCTCCTCGATGGAGATCATCGACAACGCGATCCCGCACATCGGCGGCGAGGAAAAGAAGATGGAGACCGAATCCCGCAAGCTGCTGGGCGAGTTCGACGGCGCGGCGGTCCGGTGGAACAGCTTCGACGTCGCCGCCTCGTGTAACCGCATCCCCACCCTGGACGGCCACCTGGAGAACGTCTGGGCCGACACCAGCGCGGATGTCACGCCCGAGGAGGTTGTCGAGGCGATGGAATCGTACCCGTCGGCCGACGACCTGTACTCCTCACCCGAGCAGCTGATCCGGGTCTTCGAGGAGCCCGACCGCCCACAGCCCCGGCTGGATCGCAACCGCGACAACGGCATGGGCATCGCGGTCGGCGGTATCCAGGAAACGACCGGCGGCGTCCAGTTCAACTGTCTCGCGCATAACACCCTGCGCGGCGCGGCCGGCGCGTCAATTCTCAACGGCGAACTCCTGCTCGAGGAAGGCTACATCTAG